The Pectobacterium sp. A5351 genome contains the following window.
AGGAACCAATAGCATAGTATAAGCCGCACGCTCGGGGCCCAGTCTTCCTATGACAGCAAAATAGGTTGTGTATCCAATAACCGATGGAAAGACAATAAGATATATGAGTGACCATAGATAAACAGGCGTCACATCAGACGTAAATTCCTGATGGCTCAATAAGGCATAAATAACAAGTAAAGAGGCACCATACGCCATTGAAATCCCTGTCATTGGAATCACTGCCACATTACGAGCATGCAGTTTTACCGCAATAATATTCGCAAGCGAAAATGCTAATGTTGCGCCAAAAGCATAACCGACACCTTCCCAGTGCCAACTATGTCCACGGAGTTCCGGCAGAAAGACCAAAATAATACCCGTTATACCTATAGTCGCGGCTATCAATGTTATTCGTGGAATTGGTGTTTTTAAGAATAGGTATGTATTTACAGGGTTGAGTATCACTACCGTGGAATAGATTAAAGCAATGAGCCCGGTGGTCATCAGAGATGCAGACTTATAAATCAACAAGAATGCAATCGAGAGTCCTAAAGCGCCTAGCCCGCCCATACCAACATGTTCACGCCAGCCATATCGCAGCCGGTTCCCTACGATTATGGCAATGAATAATAATAATATCGCAGCACCACCAAATCGATAAATCAATGAAATAATTGGTGGAACATCCGTTAATTGCAATTTTGCAGCATACCACGATGTCCCCCCCGTCAACACAGTCAGGATATATAGAACGGCTGTATTGGTGATGCGAAAACCTTTCATATAACATCCATTAAAATTAATTTATGACCATAAAACTAATTTGTAATTCTCTGAAAGACCAATAAAGGATCCCGTCGCAATACGAACCCCTTTCTCACCCACTGCATTAGGTAAAACAGCGTGGGGATTACTGGTATTAAAAATAACAACCGAGCCGATCATAGGCTTAAAAGCAAATGAATCACAACCCTCAACAAGTGAACTATCGTACGCTTTATACACTTTGTCTACAGACGTGAATTGATAAGGACGGTTGTAAATGACTGTTTCGCCACCTTTAGGAGACGCTGCATAAAAATTCCAGGCAAGCTGAGCTGATATATCACCAACAGACATAGAACCACGAGCAAATATAGGTGCATAGTCGACATGGAGGTCTGAACCACCTGATATTAAGCGAATAATACCTGCGAAATAAGAACCAAAATCTGGTTCAGCCGCAATCGACACAGCAAAATCGGTCTTCTCTTTCATTACCTGAATAAACCGAGCAACAGGATCAAATGATTTTTCGGCGACTTGCATGCGCTCATATTCAGCAGCGTTTACCTGAGCAAAGTATTCTTCCTTTGGGCGGTTGCGATAGTGGGAAAGTGGATTACCGAGATAAGCCCCTGGCTTACCAAATTCATAAGCTTTCGTCTCCATTTGAGATACAGCATCCGCAAACTGAGCAGCCTCCTCAAAGGAAGCAAAATTATTAATCACAATCGCAGGTATTTCATTATGGATGAGAGACTGAAGACTTTCTGAAGACAACTCGACTAATTCGTTCAACTTCCAGGTAGATTCCATACACTTCATCTCCAATTGCGATTAAGAGCTATTCTCCTTTGCACTATACTTTAGCATAGCCAATTATCAGTGTCGTATCTATCCATTATGCTCATCCGCTGTACGATAAGACGGTATGGAACTTAACATTAGTGCAGCGAAACAGAACCGCTGTTGAATAATTTCAGAAGCCTACATCATACTCGTCAACGTGAGACTTACAGCGTTATCACCGCCCTGTACTAAACACTCGCCACAGCCGTTACATCGCTCATTGTCAATCTCTGGCAATGGCGCGGCGGACTCAGGCACAGGCAGAGCCCGTTCTCGCGTTATACATTTGGCACGGTGATATTCGTTCGTCTTCTGAATGGCTGCATGAGTAATCTATAGTCACTTACGTTTCAACGTATTCTCCAATCCATTGACTCATATGCAACCCGACATTCTTGCGATTGCTCCCTTATGGCAATGCACATGATCTAAGATATCGCGTAAATTGCAGACAGTAGTCTGCAATTTACGACAAACAGTTTATTATTTCTTCATTTCAAGGCTTTTCATTTCCTCTTTGCTTAACCCATGCGTTGAACTGCTAATCACACAGTTATAAGCTTCACTTTCATTAATAACCATAAAAGTGCTCACCGGGTTTTTCATTTTTTTATCAACAGAGAAAATAATATAAGCATTGGGTAAGGAACTGGGTTTAAATGCACCGAATGAGTAGCTATCAGATAAACCGAGAGGGGATAAGTCAGCCGTTAATTCCATAGGCTGCGTACTGTGTGGCGAAGGGAACATAGACTTTGCTGACATCATCATTGACTGGGTATTAATGTTATATTCTGTTGTTACTTTCATGCCGACGTATTTGGATTCAGGCATATTCAACTGTTTTTCACACATTGCATCGTGCTGCGGGCTGGGCGTGCCATTTTGCAGGACAGCATGAACATGTTTTAATTCAACTTGGTCTTTTCCGGTATGTGCCTTTACCATATCATCTGCTTGAGCAAAACCGCTCATCAGCAGCGCCGCCGTTGCTACAACGTGTAAAATAGAGCTATTCATTGCATTCATTTTTCCATCCTCTTTTATCTGTAGGGATACCCTATGATCCATGACAACAATTCGTTATTTATTAAATAAACAATCGAAATGTCTCATGAAATTTAAATGATATTTCCCAGATAAAATCGAATAGAAAAAAATCACTAAAAAGCAATAATAACGTTGACCATTTTAAACGATGTGATTTTTATAAATGCATTCTGGTTATAAACATAGTCAATTTTTGATATTACGTCAAAAACCAACCAATACAAAAATAAAATAAAAACAGGAATCAGAATAAATATAATCAGGCTAAGTATTTAATAGAATAATTTATCTACAATATCAACGATAAAGGCACAACTCGAATGTACTTAACGATGTTCATCGAATACAACAATGGTGTATACCCGCCATACTTCAAGTTGCATGTGCGTTGGCTGCGTTCACTCACCGGAATCACTTACCTGATGTACTAACGGTATCGTTGCACAACGGAAAAACGAATAGATTTCAGGCACGACAGGGAAATTGATGGTACAAGAAAAAAGAGAGATGAAAAGATTGGAGCGGGAAACGAGACTCGAACTCGCGACCCCGACCTTGGCAAGGTCGTGCTCTACCAACTGAGCTATTCCCGCATATCGGACAGACATTAACAGGCGTTACGTCTGATTACTGCACACTGATTGTATGGTGACAAACAGTGATAAAACGTGGAGCGGGAAACGAGACTCGAACTCGCGACCCCGACCTTGGCAAGGTCGTGCTCTACCAACTGAGCTATTCCCGCCCGGGAAATCTTCATACGATGTTGAAGTTCTTTAATTGAAATTCTTCATCGGTATGGGGTGCGCATTATACGAGAAATCCGTTTAACCGCAAGCCCCAAAAAATGAAAAATTATCTGACTGCTGATAAAAAAAACAATATGTTGATAAAACAGACTCTCGCTGACAAAACAAACGTTGTTGCGTAGAGTT
Protein-coding sequences here:
- a CDS encoding 2OG-Fe(II)-dependent halogenase WelO5 family protein; this encodes MESTWKLNELVELSSESLQSLIHNEIPAIVINNFASFEEAAQFADAVSQMETKAYEFGKPGAYLGNPLSHYRNRPKEEYFAQVNAAEYERMQVAEKSFDPVARFIQVMKEKTDFAVSIAAEPDFGSYFAGIIRLISGGSDLHVDYAPIFARGSMSVGDISAQLAWNFYAASPKGGETVIYNRPYQFTSVDKVYKAYDSSLVEGCDSFAFKPMIGSVVIFNTSNPHAVLPNAVGEKGVRIATGSFIGLSENYKLVLWS
- a CDS encoding DMT family transporter encodes the protein MKGFRITNTAVLYILTVLTGGTSWYAAKLQLTDVPPIISLIYRFGGAAILLLFIAIIVGNRLRYGWREHVGMGGLGALGLSIAFLLIYKSASLMTTGLIALIYSTVVILNPVNTYLFLKTPIPRITLIAATIGITGIILVFLPELRGHSWHWEGVGYAFGATLAFSLANIIAVKLHARNVAVIPMTGISMAYGASLLVIYALLSHQEFTSDVTPVYLWSLIYLIVFPSVIGYTTYFAVIGRLGPERAAYTMLLVPLVALVISAITENYRPTIWAIVGTSMILAANYWAITARFRIQ